TGGAGCAACCCCCACATGCCGCATCGGGCCGAGCGCCCCCCAGGCCCTCCTGCTTCCCGGCCATGCCGCATGAATTGTCCGTTTTCGCTACGAATCCCAGAAAGCGTGGTGTTCTGTTCCAGGACACTCGCTTGAAGCCCATAAGGTCCGGAGCCGACTCGGGATTTGTCCGGATTTGTGCAGTCCATTTACATCTGCAACCCAGAAACAGGAGCATGGACGCACCACACGCGGCCAACCCGAAGAGACCCGGCCCGAGTGAAAACGGCCACATGCGGGGCTGGCACGGCAAGTGCCAACAGCACGGCGGCGCGCACTTCCCCGCGCGACGGAGAGAGAGCCCCTTTATGAGCATGAAGCTTGTCCGTGCGTTTCTCGTGGTGGGTCTGACGGGTTGTGGTGTGGCCGAGCTGCCCGAGGACGTTCCGAACGCCGACACGGCCTCGGTCGAGTCCCCTGTCATCGTCGGCTCGGTGAACTGGACGGCCGCCACGTCGCTGAGCTCCACCAGCACCGAGCGCGCCCGCTCCAAGGCGGTGGGCTATCTGTCCATCCCCGCCGTGGGCAGCCGCTGCACCGCGTGGCTCGTGGGGACCGACAAGGTCGTCACCAACAACCACTGCATCGGCAGCAGCGCGGACGCGGTGGGCGCCAAGGTGTCCTTCAACTACGAGGACGGCGTCGCCTCCACCAGCCGCATCTGGTACGACTGCTCCACCTTCGTGAAGACCTGGTCGGCCGAGGACATGACCGTCCTCACCTGCAAGGCGCTCAACGGCTACCTGCCCGGCCAGGTGTACGGGAAGCTGACGGTGGCCAGCACCAACGCGGTCAACAGCTCCGCGATGTACGTCCTCCACCAGAACTGCGACTACAACGCGACCCCGAGCTGCGTGCCCAACAAGAAGTACTCGCCGGGCACCGTGCTCAACACCAACTGGAGCAGCAACGAGCTCTCCTACAACGCGGACACGCTGGGTGGCTCCTCCGGCTCGCCGGTGCTCGCGGGCGCGGGCGCCGCCAACGCGCACCTGGTGATCGGCCTGCACCACGTGGGCGTCGGCTCCAACTACAGCAGCAGCGCCTACAACACGGGCGTCGAGGCCTCGGCCATCCGCGCCCGCCTCGCCGAGATCGGCCTGTAATGCCCGCTTGACGGGAACGGACGGCGGCTCCTCACGGGGCCGCCGTTTTTCATTCCGGACACCCCGAGCCCCGCCCCCACCCCTCCGGGCAGGCCGCCGTCAGACGCAAGGCTTGCGCCCCCTGCCGCACTCCGCGGAAGAGTTTGCGCGCGGACACCCCACCGTGCGTGAAGCGGCCCTGGCATGCATCTTCCAAGGATGAAGGAGCAGAGCGCCCACCCCACGCCGGGGCCCGGGCCGCAACGGAGGGAACACCATGCCCACGCCTTCTCGCATCCTCGTACCCGTGGACCTGATGGAGGGCTCCAGGGCCGTCATCGACTACGCGGTGCAGCTCGCCAAGCCGTTCAATGCCTCCATCGAGGTGCTGCACGCCTGGGAGCCACCCCAGTACGTGGCGCCGGATCTCCTGGTGGCCGCGCCGGGCTGGAATCCCCAGTCGCTGGAGAAGACGGCGCTCGAGGCGGCCCGCAAGGAGCTGACCACCCTCATCGGCGAGCTCAACGCCCCGGGTCCCATCACCCAGCGGCTGGAGGTGGGGGAGCCCGCCGCGGCCACCCTGCGCGTCGCCGAGACGGGCGGGTTCGATCTGATCGTCATGGGCACGCACGGCCGCCGGGGCCTGCCGAGGCTGCTGCTGGGCAGCGTGGCCCAGAAGGTCATCGCCCGGGCCCACTGCCCCGTCCTCACCCTGCACGTGACCGAGGAGAAGTAGACGGGAGAGGGGTTCACCGCCCCGGAGTGCCGGCCCCGGCCTCCGGGAGTCCAGCGGCCCGCTTCGCCGCCCGGCGGGCCGCGAGCACCGTGGGAAGGCCGAGCACCAGCATGGCCCCCATCACGAGCGCGGCGCCCACCAGCTCCCGGCGCCCCGCGCCCGGCATCCCCAGCAGCGCGGAGAGCAACCCGGTGGCCACCACGCCCGCGACGATGCTGGAGGCGCGGTTCACCGGGACGCAGAAGGAGTTCTCCCGGTGGTCCAGGAGGATGAGGCCTCCGAAGATGCCGGTGCCCTGGGACAGCACGCCCACGAGCAGCTCCTCGAGCACCCGCCCTCGCGCGAACAGCTCCGTGAAGCCGTGGCGGATGTCGGAGAGCACGGGCCCCTCGCCGATGAGCGCCGCCACCGCCAGGACCGCCACGAGCACGGGCGTGGCCACCATCTGCTCCTCGACGAAGTAGCGGATGCCGGCCGAGGGCTCCCCCGTCTTGGCCAGGTGGCTCATGAAGCGCAACCGGATGAAGTAGCCGATCAGGTACACGCCCAGGTCCACCAGCGCCGCCGCGGTGACGCGGGCATCCACGCCGGGCGCCGTCGCCACCGCCACGGCGGCGAAGCTCAGCCCGAGCGCCACCCACGAGGGCCACGCCACCCGCCGCTGGCTCAGCACATCCACCAGCGGCGCGAGGATGAGCACGCCACCGCGCATGAGCAGCATCATGAAGACGATGGACGTGCCGCTGAAGGTATAGGCCAGCGTGGTGGTGGCGATGATGGCGGCGGAGCACAGCCCCGACAGGAACGTCCACGGGCCGGGGAACGGCATCCGCACACCCAGCACCGTGCGGGTGCTCGCGTATTGCCACCAGCCCCGCGAGGTGAGGAAGAGGAACATGCCCACCCCGGACGCGAGCGTGCTCCACGGCAGCAGCTCGAAGCCGGAGATACCGCGCGTCATCCCGTCCAACGCTCCGCGTGAAAGCGCCTTCGTGAGTGCGCTGTAGGGCGCGTAGCAGGCGAAGTAGCCGAAGGCGTAACCCCAGATGGCGAGGTCGCGCCGGTGGGTCGTCATGTCCACGTGAGGGCCCTCCCTGGGCGCCAGCCGGTGGGCACTGCAAGAGTGGCG
The sequence above is drawn from the Archangium gephyra genome and encodes:
- a CDS encoding trypsin-like serine peptidase, producing the protein MKLVRAFLVVGLTGCGVAELPEDVPNADTASVESPVIVGSVNWTAATSLSSTSTERARSKAVGYLSIPAVGSRCTAWLVGTDKVVTNNHCIGSSADAVGAKVSFNYEDGVASTSRIWYDCSTFVKTWSAEDMTVLTCKALNGYLPGQVYGKLTVASTNAVNSSAMYVLHQNCDYNATPSCVPNKKYSPGTVLNTNWSSNELSYNADTLGGSSGSPVLAGAGAANAHLVIGLHHVGVGSNYSSSAYNTGVEASAIRARLAEIGL
- a CDS encoding universal stress protein, whose translation is MPTPSRILVPVDLMEGSRAVIDYAVQLAKPFNASIEVLHAWEPPQYVAPDLLVAAPGWNPQSLEKTALEAARKELTTLIGELNAPGPITQRLEVGEPAAATLRVAETGGFDLIVMGTHGRRGLPRLLLGSVAQKVIARAHCPVLTLHVTEEK